The nucleotide window TGAAGATTTACTGAAACCAATAACACTTTTGCCGGATCGGATGAAACGTGTCGACGGTATGAAAAGTGAAATCCATAGACGTGGATTTTTGAGTGTAAGACATTTGCTAGCAGAATTTGGCTATGAGGATAAAGATCTTTACTATGACCAGTATGGTAAGCCTCATTTAACAGATGGTAAACATATCTCAATAACCCATTCGTTTGAGTTTTCCGCAGTAGTTGTAAGTGATGAGGTCGTGGGGATTGATATAGAAATGCAGCGATCAAAAATTATAAAGATTGGTTCAAAGTTTTGTGATTTTGACAACTACCATATATGTAAATCTGAAACAGAAATGGTTAGAAAACTCACTGTGATATGGTGCATAAAAGAATCCCTCTATAAATCTTATGCAACACCCGGATTGAGTTTTAAAGAGCATTGCCAAGTAATTCCTTTTATGCTAGATGATGGCCAAACACTATCATGGATTCTATATGAAGATAAGGCCTGCCGATATACAAGTCATTATTTTGAATTTGAAGGTTATACCTGTGCTTATATTATGCCATCGTGAATGAAATCTTAGCATATATAAAATATGGAGCTTCTAGAAAAATTCCATTTTTGGCTGTATTGCTAGATCCAGACAAATTGGAGGTTAAAGACTTACCAAGGTTATTAAATAAAATCCACAAATCGGCTACCACTCACATTTTAGTAGGTGGAAGTACGGTTAAAGATGGACAAACACAGGAAATTGTTTCAGTCATTAAGCAGCTAAGCCATCTGCCAATCATTATATTTCCTGGAGATACCAATCAGATTTGTGAAGAGGCAGATGCTATCTTATTTCTTTCACTGCTATCGGGTAATAATCCAGATTATTTAATAGGAAAACATGTGGAAGCCGTTCCTAAACTTTTAAATTCAGATTTGGAAATTATCCCAACGGCTTATATTCTTGTTGAAAATGGCAAAGCTACAGCCGTGGAAAAGGTCACGGAAACAGTGCCAATTCCAAATTCAGATATAAACCAAGTAGTACATACCGCTAAGGCAGGAGAATTTTTAGGAATGCAGTTATGTTATTTGGAAGCAGGAAGTGGGGCAAACCAACCTATACCAGTAGACATTATTAAAGCAGTAAAGTCAATTCTCAACATTCCATTAATTATTGGTGGAGGAATCAACAACATGCAAGGTATTCAGAAGGCGTATGATGCGGGAGCGGACATGGTTGTAATCGGAACAGCTTTTGAAAATGATCCATGTTTTTTTGAAACCACAGAAAAAATAAATCAGATTTCCCATGAAAATATCCGTTGAGCTAACCTTAACACCTTTGCAAGACAATTTTGAGCCTCCTATAAAAGGGTTTATTGTGACCCTAAGAAATTCAGATTTCAAGGTATTGGAGAATCCATTGAGTACTCAAATCTACGGGGAGTACGATTCTTTAATGCCATTTTTAACCAATGCCGTAAAAGAGGCCTTTTTAAATTTAGATCATGTAGTCTTACACATGAAATTAGTAAAAAGTGATCGCAGCGACTATGAACCAGATTTTTGATTTTTTTTTAGATGCTTATCGAGATACCCCAACTTATGCTATTATACTGGAATTTATAGCCTTTGTTTTTGGTATACTAAGCGTTTACTATGCTAAAAAAGAGAATATTTGGGTTTATCCTACTGGATTAATAGCTACGATTATAACTGTTTATCTTCTTTATGTTGCAGGTTATTTGGGAGATATGATGATGAACGTTTATTACTCTATAATGAGTATCTACGGATGGTGGAACTGGTCTAGAAAAAAGAACAATGTCTATGTTGTGCCAATTTCCAGAACCAATCTAAAAGAAAAATTAATTGGTGTTTTGTTTTTTATTCTTACTATGGTTGTAACCTACCTAGTTTATAGGGGATTTGACTATGAAATTGGAACCACAAATTATATAGATATTGTTACTTCCGGCATCTTTTTTACCGCAATGTGGTACATGGCTATTAAGAAACTTGAAAACTGGACACTTTGGATTATCGGGGATATCGTAACAGTTCCGCTTTATGGTTATCGTGGTCTAGGCATGCTATCTTTACAATATCTTATCTTTACAATCCTTGCAATTCAAGGGTACATCGCATGGAAAAAAGCCTTAAACAAAAACCTTCAGACTGCATAAAAGTTGTAATGTTTGGTCCTGAATCCACAGGAAAAACCACCTTAGCCATGAAATTGGCTGAGCATTATAATACGGCTTGGGTACCCGAGTATGCTAGGGATTATCTTCAGAAAAAGTGGGACAAGGAAAAGAAAATCTGTGAAACTGCTGATCTTTTACCAATTGCCAAAGGCCAAATTAAAATTGAAAACGAACTTACTGAAATAGCTAATAAAATATTGATTTGTGATACTGATCTTCTAGAAACCAAAGTATATTCGGAAACTTATTATGGCGGTAGTTGTGATCCATTATTGGAGGAATATGCGATTAAAAATCAATATGATTTATATTTCTTAACTTATGTAGATATACCTTGGGTAAAGGATGACCTGCGTGATAAACCTTTTCAAAGAGCAGAAATGTTTGCGGCTTTTGAACAAGCCTTAATCGAATACAATCGTCCATATATTATCCTTAAAGGTAGTATGGAGCAACGGTTATCTCTCGCAGTTGATACAATTGATAAAAAATTTTTTAAATGAGTATGGAATTTTCACTAAAGGATACTGAACAAATTAAAGCAAAAGGATTGACTCTAGAGGCGGTAGAGCATCAAATGGAACTATTCCAAAACGGTTTGCCTTATTCAAATTTGGTTGCTCCAGCGGTGGTTGATGATGGGATACTTAAACTTTCGGAAAAAGAAAGAGATGGATTCATAAAAATATATGAAAAAAAGGTTGATGATATTTCGGTTATAAAATTTGTTCCGGCTTCCGGTGCTGCAACTCGCATGTTTAAGTTTTTATTTCAGTTTCTAAAAACTTACGATCCTGAAAAAGAAAGTATAAATAGTTATATCAATAATAATAACGACAGAGATCTTTACACTTTTTTGGTTGGGTTAGAAAAATTTCCGTTTTATGAATCCGTTCGGGCGAGCCTTTTGAAGAGTTGTCCAGATTACGAATCTATGAGTAGTAATGACCAATATTTATTGTTCATCAAGGCAATGTTAGATTCAGATAAATTGGATTATGGCAATTCCCCTAAAGGCCTTCTGCCATTCCATGAATATAAGAATCAAGTTATTTCTACAGCTTTCGAGGAACATTTGTTTGAGACGGCTTTATATACTTCTCAAAAAAAGCCGGTAAAGATTCATTTTACCATTTCGGAAAAATACAAAGACCGTTTTAATGAAGAGTTTAAGAGAATTCAAGATAAAGTTGAGCAAAAAACAGGATCTAAATTCGATATCAGTTTTTCTTATCAGAAACAGTCAACCGATACAATAGCTGTCACTCCAGATAACGAGCCCTTTCGAAATCAGGATAGCTCAATTCTTTTTAGACCTTCGGGACATGGGGCTTTGGTTGAAAACCTAAATGAACTTGATGCCGATGTTATATTCATGAAGAATATAGATAATGTGGTTGTTTACAGATATAAAGATGAAGTGGCCTGTTATAAAAAAATGCTTGGGGGGATTTTGTTAGACATTCAGGAAAAGGTTTTTCAATATTTAAATGAATTAGATTCTAAAACTTTTGAAGAAGCTGAATTAGAACCAGTCTTAAACTTTATGACTGATGAAATGCAGATTAAATTTTCTAGGGAGTTTCAGAAATATAAAACCAAATACCAGATTGAATACATCCAGGAAAAACTTAATCGACCAATTAGAATCTGCGGAATGGTTAAGAATGAAGGTGAACCCGGAGGTGGCCCTTTCTGGGTAAAAAATGAAAATGGAGAGGTCTCCCTTCAGATTGTAGAGTCTGCACAAATTGATTTAAAAAACAAAAAGCAAAAGAGCATTTTTAAAGGTTCTACACATTTTAATCCGGTAGACGTTGTTTGCGGTGTTCGAAATTATAAAGGAGAAAAATTCAATTTGAAGGAGTTTGTTGATCCCAATGCGGCTTTTATTAC belongs to Aegicerativicinus sediminis and includes:
- the pnuC gene encoding nicotinamide riboside transporter PnuC, translating into MNQIFDFFLDAYRDTPTYAIILEFIAFVFGILSVYYAKKENIWVYPTGLIATIITVYLLYVAGYLGDMMMNVYYSIMSIYGWWNWSRKKNNVYVVPISRTNLKEKLIGVLFFILTMVVTYLVYRGFDYEIGTTNYIDIVTSGIFFTAMWYMAIKKLENWTLWIIGDIVTVPLYGYRGLGMLSLQYLIFTILAIQGYIAWKKALNKNLQTA
- a CDS encoding geranylgeranylglyceryl/heptaprenylglyceryl phosphate synthase, whose amino-acid sequence is MNEILAYIKYGASRKIPFLAVLLDPDKLEVKDLPRLLNKIHKSATTHILVGGSTVKDGQTQEIVSVIKQLSHLPIIIFPGDTNQICEEADAILFLSLLSGNNPDYLIGKHVEAVPKLLNSDLEIIPTAYILVENGKATAVEKVTETVPIPNSDINQVVHTAKAGEFLGMQLCYLEAGSGANQPIPVDIIKAVKSILNIPLIIGGGINNMQGIQKAYDAGADMVVIGTAFENDPCFFETTEKINQISHENIR
- a CDS encoding AAA family ATPase, encoding MEKSLKQKPSDCIKVVMFGPESTGKTTLAMKLAEHYNTAWVPEYARDYLQKKWDKEKKICETADLLPIAKGQIKIENELTEIANKILICDTDLLETKVYSETYYGGSCDPLLEEYAIKNQYDLYFLTYVDIPWVKDDLRDKPFQRAEMFAAFEQALIEYNRPYIILKGSMEQRLSLAVDTIDKKFFK
- a CDS encoding DUF4301 family protein codes for the protein MEFSLKDTEQIKAKGLTLEAVEHQMELFQNGLPYSNLVAPAVVDDGILKLSEKERDGFIKIYEKKVDDISVIKFVPASGAATRMFKFLFQFLKTYDPEKESINSYINNNNDRDLYTFLVGLEKFPFYESVRASLLKSCPDYESMSSNDQYLLFIKAMLDSDKLDYGNSPKGLLPFHEYKNQVISTAFEEHLFETALYTSQKKPVKIHFTISEKYKDRFNEEFKRIQDKVEQKTGSKFDISFSYQKQSTDTIAVTPDNEPFRNQDSSILFRPSGHGALVENLNELDADVIFMKNIDNVVVYRYKDEVACYKKMLGGILLDIQEKVFQYLNELDSKTFEEAELEPVLNFMTDEMQIKFSREFQKYKTKYQIEYIQEKLNRPIRICGMVKNEGEPGGGPFWVKNENGEVSLQIVESAQIDLKNKKQKSIFKGSTHFNPVDVVCGVRNYKGEKFNLKEFVDPNAAFITDKTKSGKDLKALELPGLWNGTMANWNTIFVEVPLITFNPVKTVNDLLKAPHQIKK
- a CDS encoding 4'-phosphopantetheinyl transferase family protein, translated to MPLYKSIKPNPHTEVKVWKITESFEDLLKPITLLPDRMKRVDGMKSEIHRRGFLSVRHLLAEFGYEDKDLYYDQYGKPHLTDGKHISITHSFEFSAVVVSDEVVGIDIEMQRSKIIKIGSKFCDFDNYHICKSETEMVRKLTVIWCIKESLYKSYATPGLSFKEHCQVIPFMLDDGQTLSWILYEDKACRYTSHYFEFEGYTCAYIMPS